The genomic window CAGCGAAGAGGCGAGCACCGGCGTGGGACGCGGTTCGACCCAACCCGCCGCCTGGAACAGCGGCGTGCCCTCCTGCTTGATCTCCGCCCTGCTGACGACCACGGGCGTGATTGTAATCGGGTGGGCCGGCAGGAAACTCTCGCGCGCCGCCCAACCGAACAGCCCAACGAACCCTGCGAGGATCGCCAGCGGCAAGACATACCGCGTCAGCCACGAGCGATTCTGCCTCAGTTTCGCCGCTTTCGGCGCGCCGCGGTCGACAGCCAGTTGACTGAGGTCGAGTTTTGAAGATTCTTCTGACATATAAACGCTCCGGCTAGTTTCCCTGCCGCTAAATTGCCTTGATTGCTTCCACAACCGGGAGCCGCATTGCCTTCGCCGCCGGAGGAATCGCTCCCACGACGCCCAGGAGCGCCGCAACGGTGCAGGCCACCGAGATGCCGACGCTATCGACGCGCAGCATGAACGCGCCCATCGTGAACCGCACAGCGGCCCCATCGACCAACAGCAGCCCCAATACGCATGCTACTAGGGCGGCAGCACACGCGAGCAGCGTCGCTTCTTGAACGAGCGTGAGCAGGATCGCGCGCCGCCGAAAGCCCATCGCCTGCAGCGTCGCCAGTTCGCGTATGCGGCCCACCACTGCGCCGTACATAGTGTTCAGCCCGGCAAAGATACCGGAACCTGCCACCAGCGCGACTACAACCCAACCCAACATGCGAACCGGTTTGTAGTGCTTCTGCAGAGCGGCGTAGTAAGCACTTTCGGCCACCGCTTTCAGCTCCAAGTCGACGCGTTCTTTACAGAACATGTCGATATCGGCGACCTGTTGAGGTGACTCCATGGCGACCGCGACCAGGCTCAGGTCTTGGCGTTTGAGCGTCGTTTGCAAGTCCGCGAGCGGGGCCCACACCTCCGACTCAAACGCTGAGCCAGCGGCCGTGAACCTCCCGCTGACCTTCCACATCTTGCCGTCGAATGCGATCTCGCTGCCAACTGCCAGGTCCTCGTCTCGTGCTCCTAGCTTGGAATGTGCGAGGCGACCTACCAAGACTTCGCCTGCCTGCGGCCAACTGCCTTCCACAATCTGAACCCGGTCACGCACCAAGGGGGCGCTTGTCGTGACCCCTCTGACCAATCCCATCCCAGGTTCTTCAAGGCCTTCTGTCGTGATCCGCGTGCCCAAGTACAACTCCGGCGAGATGTACTCGACGCCGTGACCTTGACGAACGCCATCGACGCTCGCTGAAAGCAGTGAGGCCGTGCTGCCTGGAATCGACGAGTTCTCAATGTCCGCCGCAGACGACAGCGAATACACGAGCACCACGTTGGGATTGCCGGTTGCCGAGAGAGACTTCTCCAGACCGCGAATGAATCCCACGACTACTAGCACCAGCAGCACGACGATCGTCAGACCGCCGAACGTCAATGCGCTGCGGGAGGGGCGGCGGAACAGGTTCCGCACGCCATAGTCCCAGGGCAGGAGTTTTGATGCGAGCATGGTGAGAGTCTCCAATTGGCAGCCGACGCGGCTGCCTCTATTTGCGAATGAACACGCGGTTGGCGAGCATCGAAAAATTGCCGCTCTTGTCTTTCTTGGCGGTGCCTTCGACCACAACCATGTCGGACTCCTTCAGGCCGAGCAGCTTGCGTGAATCGACCGGCACCACCTGCCCGCCGGCGTCCACGACCTTCACCAGCGTCGTGCAAGCCAGACGTTCCGTGGCGCAGCAATCGCCCGTGCAGAGTTCGCCCTCAGCAGAGTCTTCCCCTTCGGCAACCACTGACATCGATGCGTCGAGCAGCATGAACGCCGCCCGGCCGTCGATCCACGGATTGGCTGAGCCGCCGACACGACCGACAAGCACCAAGGGCGCACCATCCTCGGCGGACTCGCGGGCAGCAATGACGCCCACTGCGCCGTCGGGTTCTGCGCTCAGCAGGAATTGCGTTCCATCAATGTCAGATTGCGCGGTCGACTCCTCAGCTGGCGTGCTGCCGCAACCGGAAAGGCCAACCAACGTAGAGGCTAATGCCAAGAGTGCTAGGTATGTCCAATTCATCTTTGGATTCCTCCATTTATGAGTTGTTGAGCTTGATGGTTTGACTTCGGCGCGGCTTCAGTGGCCCAGGAAATCGCCAAAGTTCCGTAGTTTCCACGAATCGCGACCGGACGTTCCTTGGCTGCGGAGACCGCATCGATTACGAGCCACGGAGAGACCGGCGTTTTCGGGTTCGTTTCGACTATCAAGGTCTCGCGCTCCATATCGACACTCACCTTAGTAACCCCTTTCAGGCCGTAGAGCTGAGCTGCGATCTTTTGAGCGCATCCCTTGCAATGCAGGTTATCAATGACGATATGCTGCGTGGCCCCCATCTGCTGAACAGCGCGCAGTTCCTGTTCGTTCTGCGGACGAACGATTTGATACGCGGCGGTTGACGTGCTCAACGAGGTGGGACCTCCGTCCCCTTGCTCGACGGCGTGCCAGATGCGCCCCAGCGTCGTTGCGCTTGGGACGGGCAGCGTGACGTTCACCGTGTGCGTCGAGAGGTCAACTCCTACTGATTTGACGCCCTTGAGCGTGTAGAGCTGGCCAGAAACCTTCTGGGCGCAGCCTTTGCAGCACATTTTTTCTGCGATGACCTGTACTTCGCTATCTCCCGGTGGGAGTGCGGCCGTTTGGGCGAAGCCGGTTGAAGATGCGGCGGCGATCGTGATGGCTGCTGCAATCAGGTAATTGGTATTTATGCGCATAGCTCCTCCATGGAATTGATGTGGATACTCCTGGCGGCCGCATGCCTACGCGCTGAGCGCAGGGGCAACCGAAGGTGGGAAGACGACAGATGCCTGACAGCGACAGGTCACCTAACAGCGACCGATCAGGCTTGCATAGCGCAGGCAGAGTGCCCCGCGCAGAAGAGAACTCAAATCAAGAAGCGGCAAAACTTCGCGCAGCGCCGAAGGGCCGATTCGTCATCCAGATTAGGAGGCGCGGACCAAGTTACGAACGCCGAATGATCGGACGCACCGCCGGGAACAAGGTCATTGCTAATAGCAAAGATGCCGACGAACGCCAATTCAAAGGGCTTGTCGAACGATCTCGGCAACTCGAATGGCTGCGGGACCTGATGGCACCAGCAGCTATCGGGGCAAGGGCATGAATCGTGGCGATGCTGGTGCTCTTGATCTTGCTGAGGTGCCGGCTCCTCGTCTGAATCACAAACATGCTTGTGACAGCAAGATTCAGGCTCGGCCGAGCTAGCAACCCCACCTGTGCCGCAAGCCCCAAGGGCGCAATAAAGCCCAGCATTCTGGGCCAGCGTCGACAATGATAGCAGGATCGCCGCGACGGCGATTTGCTGCTTCAGATTGTCGACACGTGGAAACATGGGTAAGCCCAAACGAACTTCTGACTACGACTACAGTGAGTAGTACTCGGCAACTTCGAGCTAATCAGTTTATCCGAAACGGCTTCTGGCCGCAAAGTCAACCCGGAACGCCTAAAATGGCGGTGCAATCATCCCCCCTTGAGTAGATGTAAGGACGTGGTTACGGCGTAAGGTCCAAGTCTGGGCCTCGCTGCAAAGCCCCGCGCAGGCGACCACAGTGGAGCTGACGCCTCTAGCAGTTTGCTGAGCCGCGAACTAAGCGAAGTTGCATCGACTTCGCGGACTTTGGCCTCGGGCGAACTCGCTGAGGTGGCTCCCACCGCCGCTTTCCGACCAGTAGAAGCGTCAAGTCTCTATCGAGGCGGTGACCAGGCAGCAATCGTTGTATAGGGAGGGTCAGCTCGCCAGGTTCTTCCTGACCCACTCGACTACAGGCTTGTCCTCGGGCGATACGGGCTTCATGTAGACGTCGGCCATCTGCGAACTCGCGGAGTGACCCAGCCAGCGTCGCATCGCTCCAATAGAGCAACCCGGACGCGACCCGAACTCGGTCGCTCCGAGGTGGCGCAAGACGTAGAATCCTCCCAGGCCATCTCCCGCGGCGCCAAGGTCATCACGCAGCCCGCCCCACCACTGCGCAACCGAGTCCGTATTGTCGTGGACAAGCGGCTGGAGCTTTCGCGTCAGGAACATCAACTCGCCCGATGACCGCTTTGCGGACTTGAGATAGGCGGCGATCGACTTCCACACGAGCGGCGGCGTCTCGCCATAGCGATCGACCCCGGTCTTGCCGCGACGTAGGTCGTAGCTCTTGCGGTCAATCTGGCCGACCCGTACTGCGGCAAGGTCTCTCTGACCGAATCCGCATCCGATGGCCATCCAGACCATTGCGGTCTCGCGAACACCGCAGGCCTTGAGAACCAGCTTGAGTTGCTTGAGCGACGGCAGCGTCCGCTTCACGGCTGGCTTGCCGTGCAAGCGGTCGCGCGAGTCCCAGTTCCACGTTAGCATCTGACTGCCGTGCTCCGGCCGCCCGGCTCGGTCGATTATCGTCTTCAAGAATCGCATCCGCTTGGAGACCTGAGAATGCGAGTAGCCTGATTCGACAAGCGACCGGTTGTACGCCTCGACGTCTAGCATCTGGAGGTCGGCCAACTCCATCCGCCCGACGGCGCCGTTACCGTACCGGGAATTCAGGTAAGCCAAGAACTCCTTGGAATAAAGCTGCCTTCGCTCGTAAAGGTTCTTCGTGATCGTGCCCGGCCGTCGTGGCTCACTCTCAGACCTCACGCGAGCCTCCTCGAAGTGCAGAAGGCTCGACGCAACGTGTAGCAAGCTACCCGTCCGCACATCAGATTGCACCAGCCGAGCTTTCTGAGCCGCCGGGTTCGGCCTTGGACGCGTCTTCTTCTCGGGAACCACTCCCTGGAGGAACGAAGCGACCCAGTCGTGGTACTGCTTCTCGGCCTCGCCCTTGCTGGCGGCATCGAAGCGATGCTTGCGGGGCGTCCCCGTGGCGGGGTCGCGGTACGATACGTGCCAACCGATTCCACGGGTCTCGGTATATTTGAGCTGCGGCACACGCCGCTTGCGGGTCTTGCCTTGCATGGTCTGGCCATCCCGACGGAGGAAGCTTCGGGGCGAGTCACTACCAGAAATGTAGTGCAAAACCGGCCAGAAATGTAGTGCAAGACCACTATTCTCCGTGAAAGAGATGCGTCAGCATGTGACTCATAATCCCTTGGTCGTAGGTTCGAATCCTACCCGGACTACTCGTCGAGATCGGCTGGAACTTGGCGCGGGCCGCGGACGCGTTTGGCCGCGCTGACGGCGCCGACGCAGCGTCACGCCCGATGAAAAGACGTTGCGGCGGGGCCCCGACATCGAGGCCCCGCCGCACCACGTGCAGTTCGTGATTGCGTCAGATCGAACGTCGTCTCCGCCGGGCGGCGATTCCTGCCAGCCCCAGGCCGGCCAGCCAGATTGTCGCCGGTTCGGGGATGTAGGGGTCGGGGACGTCGATCGGGTCCCCGGTGAGCGTGCCGACCGCTTCGATCGCGTCGATGTCCTCGAACTCCACGCCGAACCTCCCGCGAATGTCGAAGGCGGTGTCCCACAAGTGGCCGCCGTGCGACAGGAACGCGCCGACGATTCCGCCGGCCGCGTCGAAGTAGGCGTGGATGATCTCGCCGCCGTCGATGCCGACGGCGTCGATCGGGTCGATGCTGAACAGGATCTCGTCGCCGGGAGCGAACAGTCCATGGGCCGCGATCGGTCCCAAGTCTCGTGCCATCAGGGCATCGAGATCAATCAAGTCGCGAATCTCCCTCGGGAACGCGGCCCCCGGGCCCAGGAAAGCGTGTTCGACCGCCGCGACGACGTCCGCGTGCAGCACCCAGGGGGCGATGGCTTTGGCGGCGATGTCGTAGGCCCAGACGGAGACGCCCGAAGCAGAATCGTTGTCAAGCGAGAACCGATCGGAGTCGGCGACATGCAAGCCTCCGAGATAGCCCTCGACGACCACATTGCCGCCGGGCAGATGCGTGGGGGGCTCGGGCCCCCACACTTCCAGGCCATCGAGGTCGAACACGGGGTGATGATTGACGCCCGGCCCGGGGCCCGGGGGATGGGCGATGCCAAGCGTTTCGGCATCGGCCCAGATGCCGAAGGCGCCGGTTGGATCTTCCCACCAGACATGCACGCCGCCGACAACGCTCGTGTCGAGGGTCGACGAGAACAACAGCGACGCTTTGTTCTCAATCACTTCGCGAAACAAAAAGTCGCCCCGATTGGCGATTGCGTCGACTTGTCCCTGAGGAAAGTTGAACCCCGGCACGCCGAAATCGAACGCGTCGTTCGAACCGCTGTTGCCGCCCCCCACGCCGGCGCGGGGAATGCCGTCCCACGACACCACCTGCAGCGGGTCGGGGGCGCCGAACGCGTCGTGATCGTCGAAGCTGACGATCCGCGGATCGGTTCCCGGGATGCCGCGGTTGTGCGAATACTCTTTGCCGATCACGACATGCGCCGGCGTTGCGCCGGTTCCGCCGATGAAGATCCCTGCGGGGAAAGGGACCGTCGTGTAGTAATCGCCCGCCCAAGCCGGCATGGCGGCGCCGGCGACGCATACCGCCGCGAGCGCTTGGCGCCACCGTCCGGAAACAATGTACCGACTCATGAGACCCTCCCGTCGTCAGAGCAAGAGAAAACGATTCGCCCGGCAGGCGCACGGGCGCCGGCAAACCCCGGGCGGAGCGGCGCCATGTACGGGCCGTTCCGTCGGCGACATGCTGAACCAGACGCATTCCACGAGAGAAGCAAGCACGGGGGTTAAAATCCGTAGCATGTTCCCCGCAACCGTCAAGCTACCGGCCCCTGCCGCGCAGTCAAGCAAATTCGCAGTACGCGGATCGATTCTTCATCGACGAGCGCCAGCAGTCGGAGCGATCTCGCGACCCTGCGGCTGGTTGACCAATGGGAAACTACCAGCGTCCGCCGAACGAAAAGCAGACCTAAATCGTTTCCAATGAGCGGCTTGCGTCCAAGATGCCGTCGCGCGGGGCGGGCGATCCGTGCCGTCGAGACCGTCTCGAACGGGTTCCGTGGGGTTCCGTGCAACGGTCAGTTTCGGATACGCTCGCTCGGACGGAGCAGGACGGTCAAGTTTCTGCGGGCGACCTCGCTGTTTCCGCATTATTTGACAAGGAAACCCCTCGATGAACGTCGCCGTCTTCAGCACCAAACCGTACGATCGCCGCTTTTTCGACGCCGCCAACGGGCGGCATGGCCACGAACTGACTTATCTTGAAGCGAGGCTGAGTCCCGAGTCGGTCGCGTTGGCGGCGGGGTTCCCGGTTGTCTGCGCGTTCGTCAACGACCGGCTCGATGGTCAGACGCTCGCAGTCCTGGCCGCCCACGGCACGCAACTGGTCGCCTTGCGATGCGCGGGGTTCAACAACGTCGATCTGGCCGCCGCGAAGACGTACGGCATCGCCGTCGCCCGCGTGCCGGCCTATTCGCCCCATGCCGTGGCCGAGCACACGGTTGCGTTGTTGCTGACGCTCAACCGCCGCATCCACCGCGCGTTCAACCGGGTCCGCGAGGGGAACTTCGCGATCGACGGGCTCCTGGGATTCGATCTTCAGGGCAAGACGGTCGGAGTCTTGGGCACAGGACGCATCGGGGCCCTGGTCTGCCGGATCTTGCACGGGTTCGGGTGCCGCGTCCTGGCGTACGACGTGCATTCCAATCCCGAGTGTCTCGTCCTGGGCGTCGAGTACGTCGAGTTGCCTGAGTTGCTCGCCGCGGCGGACGTCGTCACGCTTCATTGTCCCCTGACGCCGCAGACGCACCACGTCATCGACGGCGCGGCGATCGCGCGGATGAAACCCGGCGTCACGATCGTCAACACCAGTCGCGGCCCGCTGGTCGACTCGCAGGCGGTCATCGCCGGGCTCAAGTCGGGCAAGATCGGCGCACTGGCCCTCGACGTTTACGAAGAGGAGGAGGACGTCTTCTTCGAGGATCTCTCGGACAAGGTCTTGCAAGACGACACCCTGGCGCGATTGCTCACGTTTTCCAACGTGCTGATCACTAGCCATCAGGCGTTTTTCACGCGCGAGGCGATGGAGAAGATCGCCGAGACGACCCTCGCCAACGTCAGCGGATTCGCCGCGGGACGGATCGAGCCGGCGAACTTGGTGCGGGCGCCGTGAGAAGGGCCGTGTACGCTGGCGGCTGACTGCGGTTAAGCTTTCAATGGGCGAGGCTTGGCGAGGCGAGTTCGACGGAGCCTCGCTCTCCATGTTTGGCGCCGAATCCGCCGCCCCGCGATGGAAAGACGCGTTCGATGCCGGTCTTCGATTACCGCTTTACCGTCAACGCCCCTTTGAAAGCGGTCGGCGAGTTTCATCGCGATACCAGTGCGCTGAAAACCCTCACTCCGCCGCCGACTCTCGTCCAATTGCACGACGTCGAACCGCTGGGCGAGGGGTCGACCTCGCGTTTCACGCTGTGGGTCGGACCGCTGCCGTTGCGGTGGACGGCAGTCCATCGCGGGGTCTCCGACCGCGGGTTCACCGACGTCCAGACCGAGGGCCCCGCCCTCAAGTGGGAGCACACCCACACGTTTACCCCGGTGTCGGACTCGGTGACCGAGATTCACGAGCACATCGTGTACGCGCACCGGTCGGGCTTCTGGGGATTCGTGACCCGGCTGCTGTTCGCGCGGCCGAACCTGAGGTTGATGTTCGCTTACCGCAAGCTGGCGACGCGGAGAAGTCTGCGGCGGCCCGGCGAATGATTCCCGAGTCCACCGGTTGCGACGGGTGGCTGGGGTCGAACGAAGTGAGCCCCCAGGCGATCTCCGAGGGGCTCCGCTGAACTGTGCCCCCAGGCGTCCTTCCAAGGGCGCAAACGGTATCACCACGATCCGCCGTGAAGCTTGGTTGCCGGATTCTCCGTCTCAAGCGAGAATGGCAGAGAGAGCCGCTTTGGCCACCTCCTCCGCCCTTCTTGCTGCCGCCGGGCTGGATATGGCGACCGTCACCGAACCGTTCATCGCCGACGATCGCGCCGTTGCCGGGCCGGCGTTCGGCAGTCTCCCGGTTGCCGACCCCCCCCTAGACGGTCCGTCTCCTGCGCTCGTCGATTCCGAGTCGGTCGCCTGGGTGGCCAGCTTAGTCGTGCATGTCGTGCTGATGGTCGCACTGGCTGCGGCGTCCCTCGCACTGCCGGCGCGCGAGGCCGACCTGGGGCTCGCTTTCGAACCGCTCGATCTGCCCGAGG from Pirellulales bacterium includes these protein-coding regions:
- a CDS encoding 2-hydroxyacid dehydrogenase, translating into MNVAVFSTKPYDRRFFDAANGRHGHELTYLEARLSPESVALAAGFPVVCAFVNDRLDGQTLAVLAAHGTQLVALRCAGFNNVDLAAAKTYGIAVARVPAYSPHAVAEHTVALLLTLNRRIHRAFNRVREGNFAIDGLLGFDLQGKTVGVLGTGRIGALVCRILHGFGCRVLAYDVHSNPECLVLGVEYVELPELLAAADVVTLHCPLTPQTHHVIDGAAIARMKPGVTIVNTSRGPLVDSQAVIAGLKSGKIGALALDVYEEEEDVFFEDLSDKVLQDDTLARLLTFSNVLITSHQAFFTREAMEKIAETTLANVSGFAAGRIEPANLVRAP
- a CDS encoding AbrB/MazE/SpoVT family DNA-binding domain-containing protein, translated to MNWTYLALLALASTLVGLSGCGSTPAEESTAQSDIDGTQFLLSAEPDGAVGVIAARESAEDGAPLVLVGRVGGSANPWIDGRAAFMLLDASMSVVAEGEDSAEGELCTGDCCATERLACTTLVKVVDAGGQVVPVDSRKLLGLKESDMVVVEGTAKKDKSGNFSMLANRVFIRK
- a CDS encoding site-specific integrase; protein product: MQGKTRKRRVPQLKYTETRGIGWHVSYRDPATGTPRKHRFDAASKGEAEKQYHDWVASFLQGVVPEKKTRPRPNPAAQKARLVQSDVRTGSLLHVASSLLHFEEARVRSESEPRRPGTITKNLYERRQLYSKEFLAYLNSRYGNGAVGRMELADLQMLDVEAYNRSLVESGYSHSQVSKRMRFLKTIIDRAGRPEHGSQMLTWNWDSRDRLHGKPAVKRTLPSLKQLKLVLKACGVRETAMVWMAIGCGFGQRDLAAVRVGQIDRKSYDLRRGKTGVDRYGETPPLVWKSIAAYLKSAKRSSGELMFLTRKLQPLVHDNTDSVAQWWGGLRDDLGAAGDGLGGFYVLRHLGATEFGSRPGCSIGAMRRWLGHSASSQMADVYMKPVSPEDKPVVEWVRKNLAS
- a CDS encoding ABC transporter permease; amino-acid sequence: MLASKLLPWDYGVRNLFRRPSRSALTFGGLTIVVLLVLVVVGFIRGLEKSLSATGNPNVVLVYSLSSAADIENSSIPGSTASLLSASVDGVRQGHGVEYISPELYLGTRITTEGLEEPGMGLVRGVTTSAPLVRDRVQIVEGSWPQAGEVLVGRLAHSKLGARDEDLAVGSEIAFDGKMWKVSGRFTAAGSAFESEVWAPLADLQTTLKRQDLSLVAVAMESPQQVADIDMFCKERVDLELKAVAESAYYAALQKHYKPVRMLGWVVVALVAGSGIFAGLNTMYGAVVGRIRELATLQAMGFRRRAILLTLVQEATLLACAAALVACVLGLLLVDGAAVRFTMGAFMLRVDSVGISVACTVAALLGVVGAIPPAAKAMRLPVVEAIKAI
- a CDS encoding cation transporter: MRINTNYLIAAAITIAAASSTGFAQTAALPPGDSEVQVIAEKMCCKGCAQKVSGQLYTLKGVKSVGVDLSTHTVNVTLPVPSATTLGRIWHAVEQGDGGPTSLSTSTAAYQIVRPQNEQELRAVQQMGATQHIVIDNLHCKGCAQKIAAQLYGLKGVTKVSVDMERETLIVETNPKTPVSPWLVIDAVSAAKERPVAIRGNYGTLAISWATEAAPKSNHQAQQLINGGIQR
- a CDS encoding PEP-CTERM sorting domain-containing protein is translated as MSRYIVSGRWRQALAAVCVAGAAMPAWAGDYYTTVPFPAGIFIGGTGATPAHVVIGKEYSHNRGIPGTDPRIVSFDDHDAFGAPDPLQVVSWDGIPRAGVGGGNSGSNDAFDFGVPGFNFPQGQVDAIANRGDFLFREVIENKASLLFSSTLDTSVVGGVHVWWEDPTGAFGIWADAETLGIAHPPGPGPGVNHHPVFDLDGLEVWGPEPPTHLPGGNVVVEGYLGGLHVADSDRFSLDNDSASGVSVWAYDIAAKAIAPWVLHADVVAAVEHAFLGPGAAFPREIRDLIDLDALMARDLGPIAAHGLFAPGDEILFSIDPIDAVGIDGGEIIHAYFDAAGGIVGAFLSHGGHLWDTAFDIRGRFGVEFEDIDAIEAVGTLTGDPIDVPDPYIPEPATIWLAGLGLAGIAARRRRRSI